The Desmonostoc muscorum LEGE 12446 genome includes a region encoding these proteins:
- the ycf46 gene encoding stress-responsive protein Ycf46 encodes MKEELNILIQAQYPLIYLVTSEEERAEQAISTIAQLLKPQRRVFVWTVTHGIVEYGQPRNVTQHNTVSPEAAIEWIIRQKEPSIFILKDLHPFIDAPATTRSLRDAIASFKGTQKNIILMSPMQQVPIELEKEVVVLDFRLPDMAELNKVLTYHIDQNRGRRLTTEAREKLLRAALGLTKDEAEKVYRKAQVTTGRLTEDEVDIVLSEKKQLIRRNGILEYIEEDETIDAVGGLEELKRWLKQRSNAFTERAREYGLPQPKGMLILGVPGCGKSLIAKTTSRLWGLPLLRLDMGRVYDGSMVGRSEANLRNALKTAESISPAILFIDELDKSFAGSAGSSDSDGGTSSRIFGSFLTWMQDKKSPVFVMATANRVERLPGEFLRKGRFDEIFFVDLPTPEERQDIFNIHLTKRREDISRFDLEQLAKMSDGFSGAEIEQAIVAAMYEAFAQDREFTQLDIIAALKATLPLSRTMQEQVTALRDWARQRARPAASSVAEYQRMEF; translated from the coding sequence ATGAAAGAAGAGCTCAATATCCTAATTCAAGCTCAATACCCTTTAATCTACCTTGTGACCTCCGAGGAGGAGCGGGCTGAGCAAGCAATTTCCACGATCGCCCAGTTGTTAAAGCCCCAGCGCCGAGTATTTGTTTGGACAGTAACACACGGCATTGTGGAGTACGGTCAACCCCGGAATGTCACCCAACACAATACCGTATCTCCAGAGGCGGCAATTGAGTGGATTATCCGGCAAAAAGAACCAAGTATATTTATTCTTAAAGATTTACATCCGTTTATTGATGCGCCTGCAACCACCAGATCGTTACGTGATGCGATCGCCAGCTTCAAAGGTACGCAAAAGAACATCATTTTGATGTCCCCGATGCAGCAAGTACCTATAGAACTGGAAAAGGAAGTTGTAGTTCTGGACTTTCGCCTGCCAGATATGGCTGAGTTGAATAAAGTACTGACTTATCACATAGACCAAAATCGTGGGCGGCGGTTGACAACAGAGGCTAGAGAAAAACTTCTCAGGGCAGCTTTGGGTTTAACCAAAGATGAAGCTGAAAAAGTCTACCGTAAGGCACAGGTAACTACAGGGCGTTTGACGGAAGATGAGGTAGATATCGTTTTATCTGAGAAAAAGCAACTAATTCGGCGCAATGGTATCTTAGAATACATTGAAGAAGATGAAACCATTGATGCTGTAGGTGGCTTAGAAGAGTTAAAAAGATGGCTCAAGCAGCGTTCTAACGCTTTCACAGAAAGAGCGAGAGAATATGGTTTGCCTCAACCAAAAGGGATGTTAATTCTAGGAGTTCCCGGTTGCGGTAAGTCATTAATTGCCAAAACTACTTCCCGACTGTGGGGTTTACCACTGTTGCGATTGGACATGGGGCGAGTCTACGACGGCTCAATGGTGGGACGAAGTGAAGCAAACTTGCGTAACGCCCTGAAAACAGCAGAATCTATTTCCCCAGCAATTTTGTTTATCGATGAATTGGATAAATCTTTTGCTGGTAGTGCAGGCTCCTCCGATTCTGATGGCGGGACTTCAAGTAGAATCTTCGGTTCTTTCCTGACATGGATGCAAGATAAGAAATCTCCAGTGTTTGTTATGGCAACCGCCAACCGAGTTGAACGGTTACCTGGGGAATTTCTGAGGAAAGGACGCTTTGATGAAATTTTCTTTGTGGACTTGCCAACTCCAGAAGAACGCCAAGATATTTTTAATATTCACCTAACGAAGCGCCGCGAAGACATCTCTCGATTTGACCTTGAGCAACTAGCTAAGATGTCTGATGGCTTCTCTGGTGCAGAAATTGAACAAGCGATCGTTGCGGCAATGTATGAAGCTTTTGCCCAAGATCGGGAGTTCACACAACTAGATATTATTGCTGCGCTGAAGGCAACATTGCCGCTGTCTCGAACGATGCAAGAACAAGTAACGGCTCTGAGAGATTGGGCCAGACAGCGAGCGCGTCCCGCAGCATCCTCCGTTGCTGAATATCAGCGAATGGAGTTTTAA